A stretch of Toxoplasma gondii ME49 chromosome V, whole genome shotgun sequence DNA encodes these proteins:
- the SRS25 gene encoding SAG-related sequence SRS25 (encoded by transcript TGME49_213280~Gene product name based on ToxoDB Community Expert Annotation.~Signal peptide predicted by SignalP 2.0 HMM (probability 1.000) with cleavage site probability 0.584 at residue 25), whose product MRTSRLLCAFGAVLLCWVPSWTAHAEEHFAVFSTCRTSFGRKRILVHSGDSVTIQCPGAIASNPQDVSKYVCPGEEPNCTDATKATYQTMFPIAPPDFQFWSGGDSKSNYGILKIPEVKDPVTISYSWQAAHSTFTGHAANSHLILDVNPKEEEVTRTVTSTVVVVSGCETQSLFTFLLVVASGIAMQQVL is encoded by the coding sequence ATGAGGACGTCACGTCTCTTGTGTGCATTTGGTGCCGTGCTGCTCTGTTGGGTGCCGTCGTGGACTGCCCACGCGGAAGAGCACTTCGCTGTTTTTTCGACTTGCAGGACCAGTTTCGGAAGAAAGAGGATCTTAGTGCATTCTGGTGACAGCGTCACGATTCAGTGTCCCGGAGCAATCGCATCAAATCCGCAAGATGTGTCAAAGTACGTGTGTCCGGGGGAGGAGCCAAACTGCACAGATGCAACAAAAGCGACCTACCAAACCATGTTTCCTATCGCGCCTCCAGATTTTCAGTTCTGGAGCGGAGGCGACAGTAAGTCAAACTATGGTATCCTCAAAATTCCTGAGGTAAAAGACCCCGTCACCATCAGCTACTCGTGGCAAGCGGCGCACAGCACTTTCACAGGCCATGCGGCAAACAGCCACCTAATCCTTGATGTTAATCccaaagaagaggaagttaCGCGTACCGTTACATCGACGGTGGTGGTGGTGTCTGGATGTGAGACTcagtctctcttcactttcttgcTTGTGGTTGCTTCTGGAATCGCAATGCAACAAGTGCTGTAA